From Dasypus novemcinctus isolate mDasNov1 chromosome 19, mDasNov1.1.hap2, whole genome shotgun sequence, a single genomic window includes:
- the LOC101426402 gene encoding putative zinc finger protein 705B isoform X2, whose protein sequence is MQSQELLTFKDVAVHFTQEEWDLLDTSQRKLFREVMQENINHLFSVGSQVCKPEVLSQLEQEVCTEGIGFPQYQSPGRKGAFKTWEVIEMISNIPICMTDTSKYMSLDPSMALYLTITGPGPMNG, encoded by the exons ATGCAATCACAG GAATTACTGACCTTCAAAGATGTGGCTGTAcacttcacccaggaagagtgggatCTGTTAGATACATCACAGAGAAAGCTGTTTAGAGAAGTGATGCAGGAAAATATCAATCACCTGTTCTCAGTGG GATCTCAAGTCTGCAAACCAGAAGTGCTTTCTCAGTTGGAACAAGAAGTGTGCACAGAAGGAATAGGATTTCCTCAATACCAGAGTCCAG GGAGGAAAGGTGCCTTTAAAACATGGGAAGTAATAGAAATGATATCCAACATACCTATCTGTATGACCGACACTTCAAAATACATGTCATTG GATCCATCTATGGCCCTATATTTGA
- the LOC101426402 gene encoding zinc finger protein 596-like isoform X1, which produces MQSQELLTFKDVAVHFTQEEWDLLDTSQRKLFREVMQENINHLFSVGSQVCKPEVLSQLEQEVCTEGIGFPQYQSPGRKGAFKTWEVIEMISNIPICMTDTSKYMSLRSHAQKNSFRSYYLQEDSSHAPIVTKHALIHMTKKLFFKKSVPKVFSDYFSFNQHKHTHSNCKLYECQQSAKSCMQPSDLRQYKRSHIGEKLHKCHLCGKAFSNSTALKHHGRTHTGEKPHECHLCGKAFTRYSSLKQHEITHTGEKPYECHLCGKAFSRYSRLKVHGKTHTGEKPYECHHCGKAFIQSSALKKHERTHTGKKPYECHFCGKAFGQSSALKIHERTHTGEKPYECHHCGKAFIESSSLKIHERTHTGEKPYQCHHCGKAFIQSSALKKHERTHTGEKPYECHLCEKAFSHSSALKIHERTHTGEKPYECHLCGKAFSRYSRLKVHGRTHSGEKPH; this is translated from the exons ATGCAATCACAG GAATTACTGACCTTCAAAGATGTGGCTGTAcacttcacccaggaagagtgggatCTGTTAGATACATCACAGAGAAAGCTGTTTAGAGAAGTGATGCAGGAAAATATCAATCACCTGTTCTCAGTGG GATCTCAAGTCTGCAAACCAGAAGTGCTTTCTCAGTTGGAACAAGAAGTGTGCACAGAAGGAATAGGATTTCCTCAATACCAGAGTCCAG GGAGGAAAGGTGCCTTTAAAACATGGGAAGTAATAGAAATGATATCCAACATACCTATCTGTATGACCGACACTTCAAAATACATGTCATTG AGATCTCATGCACAAAAGAATTCCTTCAGAAGTTATTATTTGCAAGAAGATTCCTCTCATGCACCCATAGTGACCAAACATGCATTAATTCACATGACAAAGAAACTCTTTTTCAAAAAGTCTGTTCCAAAGGTCTTTAGtgactatttttcttttaatcaacATAAGCATACGCACTCTAACTGTAAATTATATGAATGTCAACAAAGTGCTAAAAGCTGTATGCAACCCTCTGACCTGAGACAATACAAGAGAAGTCACATTGGAGAGAAACTCCAcaaatgtcatctatgtgggaaagccttcagtaaCTCCACTGCCCTTAAACATCATgggagaactcacactggagagaaaccccatgaatgtcacctATGTGGAAAAGCATTCACTCGATATTCTTCTCTTAAACAGCATGAgataactcacactggagagaaaccctatgaatgtcatttatgtgggaaagctttcagtcgaTATTCTAGACTTAAAGTTCATGGgaaaactcacactggagagaaaccgtATGAATGCCATcattgtgggaaagccttcattcaatcCTCTGCccttaaaaaacatgagagaactcacactggaaagaaaccctatgaatgccatttttgtgggaaagcctttggtCAATCCTCTGCCCTGAaaatacatgagagaactcacactggagagaaaccctatgaatgccatcattgtgggaaagccttcattgaATCCTCTTCCCTTAAgatacatgagagaactcacactggggagaaaccctATCAATGCCATcattgtgggaaagccttcattcaatcCTCTGCccttaaaaaacatgagagaactcacactggagagaaaccatatgaatgcCATCTTTGTGAGAAAGCCTTCAGTCACTCCTCTGCCCTTAaaatacatgagagaactcacactggggagaaaccctatgaatgtcatttatgtgggaaagctttcagtcgcTATTCTAGACTTAAAGTTCATGGTAGAACTCactctggagagaaaccccattaA